A single region of the Mycobacterium lentiflavum genome encodes:
- a CDS encoding GNAT family N-acetyltransferase codes for MNLLRSSARHPGWPSSVGPLRVAAGVVRLRAVRMRDGAQWSRHRLADRAHLEPWEPTSDGDWALRHTVAAWPALCSGLRAEARNGRMLPYVIELDGRFCGQLTIGNVTHGALRSAWIGYWVPSSATGGGVATGALALGLDHCFGPVMLHRVEATVRPENVASRAVLAKVGFREEGLLRRYLEVDRAWRDHLLMAITAEEVYGSVASTLVRAGHARWA; via the coding sequence GTGAACCTCTTGCGCTCTAGCGCCCGTCACCCCGGTTGGCCGTCGTCGGTGGGGCCGCTGCGGGTCGCGGCCGGTGTGGTCCGGTTGCGCGCGGTCCGGATGCGCGACGGCGCTCAGTGGAGCCGCCACCGGTTGGCCGACCGGGCGCATCTCGAGCCGTGGGAGCCCACCTCCGACGGCGACTGGGCGTTGCGGCACACCGTCGCGGCCTGGCCGGCGTTGTGTTCTGGACTGCGTGCCGAGGCCCGCAACGGCCGCATGCTGCCGTACGTGATCGAGCTCGACGGGCGGTTCTGTGGGCAGCTGACGATCGGCAACGTCACCCACGGTGCGTTGCGGTCGGCGTGGATCGGCTACTGGGTGCCGAGCTCGGCGACCGGCGGGGGAGTGGCCACCGGGGCGCTGGCGCTGGGCCTGGACCATTGCTTCGGGCCGGTCATGCTGCATCGGGTGGAGGCCACCGTGCGTCCGGAGAATGTCGCCAGCCGGGCCGTGTTGGCCAAGGTCGGCTTTCGTGAGGAGGGGCTGCTTCGCCGCTACCTCGAGGTCGACCGGGCGTGGCGCGACCATCTCCTGATGGCCATCACGGCCGAGGAGGTCTACGGATCGGTGGCATCGACGCTGGTCCGCGCCGGACACGCGCGCTGGGCGTAG